One window from the genome of Megalobrama amblycephala isolate DHTTF-2021 linkage group LG4, ASM1881202v1, whole genome shotgun sequence encodes:
- the coq4 gene encoding ubiquinone biosynthesis protein COQ4 homolog, mitochondrial isoform X2: MVTSKQTVKPLQTMMRYLPGSFLSILKTSRGYYCRRSYGVLTGQQYTSSDSQQYDGRLYPSHIPTSSVQKAILAVGSGVAALKNPYRHDMVAVLGETTGHQALIKLRDRMKNDSEGCTILVERPRIRLSTLDLTQMSALPDGTLGREYLRFLEENRVTPDSRADVKFVDNEELAYVMQRYREVHDLLHTLLGMPTNMLGEVAVKWFEAAQTGLPMCVLGATLGPLRLSVSRLQLLVQSLGPWALRSGSRARCVLSIFYERRWEQNLDELRDQLNIEPPPLNLIPSSKNTSSNS, encoded by the exons ATGGTGACAAGCAAGCAGACAGTAAAACCCCTGCAAACCATGATGCGGTATCTCCCGGGTTCTTTCCTTAGTATTTTAAAAACCTCTCGAGGATATTATTGTCGACGTTCATATGGAG TACTCACCGGACAGCAGTACACAAGCTCAGACTCACAGCAGTACGATGGAAGGTTGTATCCAAGCCACATCCCAACAAGCTCTGTCCAAAAGGCTATTTTGGCTGTAGGTTCTGGAGTGGCTGCTCTAAAGAATCCCTACAGACATG ATATGGTTGCTGTGCTCGGGGAAACCACAGGGCACCAGGCCCTGATCAAGTTAAGAGATCGGATGAAAAATGACTCTGAAGGTTGCACTATTCTTGT AGAGCGTCCAAGGATCCGCTTATCTACATTAGACCTCACACAAATGTCAGCTTTGCCAGATGGGACTTTAGGAAGAGAGTATCTCCGTTTTTTAGAAGAAAAT AGAGTCACCCCCGACTCCAGGGCTGATGTGAAGTTTGTTGACAATGAAGAGCTAGCGTATGTCATGCAACGATATCGTGAAGTCCATGACCTGTTGCATACCTTGCTTGGTATGCCCACCAATATGCTTG GTGAGGTTGCTGTGAAATGGTTTGAAGCTGCACAGACTGGCCTGCCCATGTGTGTTCTTGGGGCAACGCTTGGACCCCTCCGATTGTCTGTCAG TCGTCTACAGTTGCTGGTTCAGTCTCTGGGACCTTGGGCTCTGCGCAGTGGCAGTCGTGCCCGATGTGTTCTGAGCATCTTTTATGAACGGCGCTGGGAGCAGAACCTCGATGAACTCAGAGACCAGCTGAACATTGAGCCACCCCCTCTCAATCTGATCCCATCCAGCAAGAATACTTCTTCAAACTCATA
- the coq4 gene encoding ubiquinone biosynthesis protein COQ4 homolog, mitochondrial isoform X1, translating to MVTSKQTVKPLQTMMRYLPGSFLSILKTSRGYYCRRSYGVLTGQQYTSSDSQQYDGRLYPSHIPTSSVQKAILAVGSGVAALKNPYRHDMVAVLGETTGHQALIKLRDRMKNDSEGCTILVERPRIRLSTLDLTQMSALPDGTLGREYLRFLEENRVTPDSRADVKFVDNEELAYVMQRYREVHDLLHTLLGMPTNMLGEVAVKWFEAAQTGLPMCVLGATLGPLRLSVSRLQLLVQSLGPWALRSGSRARCVLSIFYERRWEQNLDELRDQLNIEPPPLNLIPSSKNTSSNS from the exons ATGGTGACAAGCAAGCAGACAGTAAAACCCCTGCAAACCATGATGCGGTATCTCCCGGGTTCTTTCCTTAGTATTTTAAAAACCTCTCGAGGATATTATTGTCGACGTTCATATGGAG TACTCACCGGACAGCAGTACACAAGCTCAGACTCACAGCAGTACGATGGAAGGTTGTATCCAAGCCACATCCCAACAAGCTCTGTCCAAAAGGCTATTTTGGCTGTAGGTTCTGGAGTGGCTGCTCTAAAGAATCCCTACAGACATG ATATGGTTGCTGTGCTCGGGGAAACCACAGGGCACCAGGCCCTGATCAAGTTAAGAGATCGGATGAAAAATGACTCTGAAGGTTGCACTATTCTTGT AGAGCGTCCAAGGATCCGCTTATCTACATTAGACCTCACACAAATGTCAGCTTTGCCAGATGGGACTTTAGGAAGAGAGTATCTCCGTTTTTTAGAAGAAAAT AGAGTCACCCCCGACTCCAGGGCTGATGTGAAGTTTGTTGACAATGAAGAGCTAGCGTATGTCATGCAACGATATCGTGAAGTCCATGACCTGTTGCATACCTTGCTTGGTATGCCCACCAATATGCTTG GTGAGGTTGCTGTGAAATGGTTTGAAGCTGCACAGACTGGCCTGCCCATGTGTGTTCTTGGGGCAACGCTTGGACCCCTCCGATTGTCTGTCAG TCGTCTACAGTTGCTGGTTCAGTCTCTGGGACCTTGGGCTCTGCGCAGTGGCAGTCGTGCCCGATGTGTTCTGAGCATCTTTTATGAACGGCGCTGGGAGCAGAACCTCGATGAACTCAGAGACCAGCTGAACATTGAGCCACCCCCTCTCAATCTGATCCCATCCAGCAAGAATACTTCTTCAAACTCATAG